One window of the Oncorhynchus keta strain PuntledgeMale-10-30-2019 chromosome 31, Oket_V2, whole genome shotgun sequence genome contains the following:
- the ctsk gene encoding cathepsin K, producing MLLCGCVLLFLGSVLAHPLNEMSLDTQWDSWKTTHLREYNGLGEEAIRRTIWEKNMRLIEAHNEEAALGIHSYELGMNHLGDMTSEEIVEKLTGLQVPMNRDRSNTWIPDNNVVKLPRSIDYRKKGMVTPVKNQLSCGSCWAFSSAGALEGQLAKTTGKLIDLSPQNLVDCVTENNGCGGGYMTNAFEYVEENGGIDTEETYPYLGQDEQCAYNASGMGAQCRGFKEIPEGDEWALTKAVVKVGPVSVGIDATLSTFQFYQRGVYYDPNCNKDDINHAVLAVGYGQTAKGVKFWIVKNSWSESWGKQGYIMMARNRGNACGIANLASYPIM from the exons ATGCTGCTGTGTGGTTGTGTACTGCTGTTCTTGGGCTCAGTCCTAGCCCATCCCCTGAACGAGATGTCACTGGACACACAATGGGACTCCTGGAAGACCACCCACCTGAGAGAGTACAACGGCCTG GGGGAGGAGGCGATCCGTAGAACCATCTGGGAGAAGAACATGCGTCTGATCGAAGCCCACAATGAGGAGGCCGCTCTGGGCATTCACTCGTACGAGCTGGGCATGAACCACCTGGGAGACATG ACGTCAGAGGAGATAGTTGAGAAGCTGACTGGCCTCCAGGTGCCCATGAACAGGGACCGTAGCAACACCTGGATCCCTGACAACAATGTGGTGAAGCTCCCCAGGTCCATCGACTACCGCAAGAAGGGCATGGTGACCCCAGTCAAGAACCAG ctctcctgtggctcctgctgGGCCTTCAGCTCTGCTGGGGCCCTGGAGGGCCAGCTGGCAAAGACCACAGGCAAACTGATAGACCTCAGCCCCCAGAACCTGGTGGACTGTGTCACTGAGAACAATGGCTGTGGTGGAGGCTACATGACCAACGCCTTCGAATACGTTGAGGAAAACGGAGGCATCGACACAGAGGAGACTTACCCTTACCTTGGCCAG GATGAGCAGTGTGCCTACAACGCGTCTGGCATGGGTGCTCAGTGTCGCGGGTTCAAGGAGATCCCTGAGGGAGACGAGTGGGCACTGACCAAGGCTGTAGTCAAAGTGGGGCCTGTGTCTGTGGGCATTGATGCCACCCTCTCCACCTTCCAATTCTACCAGAGAG GCGTGTACTACGACCCCAACTGCAACAAGGATGACATCAACCACGCCGTGCTTGCAGTGGGCTATGGACAAACTGCCAAGGGCGTGAAATTCTGGATCGTCAAGAACAG CTGGAGCGAGAGCTGGGGCAAACAGGGCTACATCATGATGGCACGTAACCGCGGGAATGCGTGTGGCATTGCCAACCTGGCCAGTTACCCCATCATGTGA
- the ctss2.1 gene encoding cathepsin S, ortholog2, tandem duplicate 1: MMLWSLLLAVLCGTAVALFDPMLEQHWQMWKKTHDKNYQTEAEELGRREVWERNLQLISLHNLEASMDLHTYDLGMNHMGDMTQEEIVQSFASLLVPADLKREPSAFVGFSGAPIPDTIDWREKGYVTGVKMQGSCGSCWAFSSVGALEGQLMKTTGELIDLSPQNLLDCSTKYGNEGCHGGFMTKAFQYVIDNQGIASDQSYPYKGVQQQCGYNPAQGAANCSRYSFLPEGDEGVLKEAVAIIGPISVGVDSTRPNFAFYRRGVYNDPTCTNKTNHAVLAVGYGTLGGQDYWLVKNSWGLSWGDQGYIRMSRNKDNQCGIALYGCYPVM, encoded by the exons ATGATGTTGTGGAGCCTGCTGCTCGCTGTGCTATGTGGCACAGCAGTTGCCCTGTTTGACCCGATGCTGGAACAGCACTGGCAGATGTGGAAGAAGACACATGACAAGAACTACCAGACTGAG GCTGAGGAGCTGGGCCGAAGGGAGGTCTGGGAGAGGAATCTTCAGCTGATCAGCCTCCACAACCTTGAGGCATCCATGGACCTGCACACCTATGACCTGGGCATGAATCACATGGGGGACATG ACCCAGGAGGAGATTGTCCAGTCTTTTGCCTCATTGCTTGTTCCTGCTGACCTCAAGAGGGAGCCCTCTGCATTTGTAGGATTCTCCGGTGCCCCCATACCTGATACCattgactggagagagaagggcTATGTCACTGGAGTCAAAATGCAG GGCTCCTGTGGCTCCTGCTGGGCATTCAGCTCTGTCGGGGCCCTGGAGGGCCAGCTGATGAAGACCACAGGTGAACTGATAGATCTCAGCCCCCAGAACCTGTTGGACTGCTCCACCAAATACGGCAATGAGGGCTGCCACGGTGGCTTCATGACCAAGGCCTTCCAGTATGTCATCGACAACCAGGGCATTGCCTCTGACCAATCCTACCCTTACAAGGGAGTG CAACAACAGTGTGGCTACAATCCTGCTCAGGGTGCTGCAAACTGTTCCAGATACAGCTTTCTGcctgagggggatgagggggttCTGAAAGAAGCAGTGGCCATCATCGGACCTATCTCTGTCGGCGTTGATTCCACCCGACCTAATTTTGCCTTCTACCGCAGAG GAGTTTACAATGATCCAACTTGCACAAACAAGACAAACCATGCGGTCCTTGCTGTGGGATACGGTACCCTGGGCGGGCAGGATTACTGGCTGGTGAAGAACAG CTGGGGCTTATCTTGGGGAGACCAGGGATATATACGGATGTCACGCAACAAGGACAACCAGTGTGGCATCGCCTTGTACGGCTGCTACCCTGTCATGTAA
- the LOC118364446 gene encoding hepatocyte nuclear factor 6-like, producing MDGSLGEMSVQIHSELHSQDGRAMLHSRDLSAAFPRPSLGGHSMSLEHEHRPPGFDHSMSALGYGGDAPSSCGSTYTTLTPLQPFDDKFHHHHHHHHPCLPVSNVIGSFTLMREDRGLGGNFYNPYGKDLGMTQSLSPPSTGSGLGTPMHGYGSLGNSPNGNGGQMLPSGYEVHGGNIFCRTADFGREMSPSGLGGDSSVSHQLNKMEAHQHAPSHHPHIYSQHYQHHHPSQQSSKAGELSHSSSSSPSGEGMLTSSQGGGGAGEEIDTRDVAQRIITELKRYSIPQAIFAERVLCRSQGTLSDLLRNPKPWGKLKSGRETFKRMSRWLQEPEFQRMASLRLEACKRKEQEQSKLERNQGPKRTRLVFTDLQRRTLLAIFRENHRPAKDLQITISQQLGLELSTVSNFFMNARRRNVNKWAEEGRPSSTGSSGSSVSSSAVSCSTA from the exons atggatggaAGCCTAGGGGAGATGTCTGTCCAAATCCACTCTGAGCTCCACAGTCAGGATGGCAGAGCGATGCTGCATTCACGGGACCTTTCAGCTGCTTTCCCCAGGCCCTCCCTTGGGGGGCACTCCATGTCCCTGGAGCATGAGCACCGACCTCCAGGTTTCGACCACTCCATGTCAGCCCTGGGCTATGGAGGAGATGCTCCATCTAGCTGTGGCAGTACGTACACCACACTGACCCCCCTGCAGCCCTTCGATGACAAAtttcaccaccaccatcaccaccatcatccctgccTGCCGGTCAGCAATGTCATCGGGAGCTTTACTCTCATGCGTGAGGATAGAGGCTTGGGTGGCAACTTCTACAACCCTTACGGCAAAGATCTGGGGATGACACAGAGCCTTTCACCACCTTCTACAGGCTCTGGCTTGGGGACACCCATGCATGGTTATGGGAGCCTGGGAAACAGCCCCAATGGCAATGGTGGCCAGATGCTTCCAAGTGGTTACGAGGTCCATGGGGGCAACATCTTCTGCAGGACGGCGGACTTCGGCAGGGAGATGTCCCCTTCAGGGCTGGGCGGCGACTCGTCGGTCAGCCATCAGCTGAACAAGATGGAGGCTCACCAACACGCGCCCAGCCACCATCCTCACATCTACAGCCAgcactaccaacaccaccaccccagccAACAGTCCTCAAAGGCCGGGGAGCTCTCCCACTCCTCGTCCTCTTCGCCCAGCGGTGAGGGCATGCTGACCAGCTCCCAGGGTGGTGGAGGGGCTGGAGAGGAGATCGACACCAGGGATGTGGCCCAGAGGATCATCACTGAGCTGAAGAGGTACAGCATCCCCCAGGCCATCTTTGCAGAGAGGGTGCTGTGTAGGTCACAGGGCACTCTGTCTGACCTCCTAAGGAACCCCAAGCCCTGGGGCAAGCTCAAGTCTGGTCGCGAGACCTTCAAGAGGATGTCCCGCTGGCTGCAGGAGCCCGAGTTTCAAAGGATGGCATCACTGCGGCTGGAAG CTTGCAAGCGGAAGGAGCAGGAGCAGAGTAAACTGGAGCGCAACCAGGGCCCCAAGCGCACCAGACTGGTGTTCACGGACCTCCAGAGGCGTACCCTATTGGCCATCTTCCGGGAGAACCACCGGCCAGCCAAGGACCTCCAGATCACCATCTCCCAGCAGCTGGGCCTGGAGCTCTCCACCGTCAGCAACTTCTTCATGAACGCCCGACGCCGCAACGTCAACAAGTGGGCGGAAGAGGGCCGCCCCTCCTCCACAGGCTCCTCGGGCTCCAGCGTGTCCTCCTCCGCCGTGTCCTGCAGCACGGCCTGA